The Deinococcus seoulensis genome window below encodes:
- a CDS encoding ATP-binding protein, which produces MPDAHPNPLDLTHLKELLEDTKLEPQRVTEEATTLLTRARESGDLKAEHMLLLVLGAAQMELGKAASARLLLDEALDLAGDHSEMCARTYLERLRLLLGHSDNLTAQDDYTALSELLPYFTDTVEHISALNVLAGAAYRREDLAGTLQWLEQAKQVALENHDMGSFAKVAGNMSILYSDTGQFAPALRNAQEFLRYSTSKNKPAAVSQIVATYMTVDKYQEAVDIADEYLSLIEINTLSNSDKLLLNNKADCLIQLKRFDEASAIIENNNLHADENMRIKMYALDTLGTAQWHLQDVSKSRMCLAESIRLCYELKLQLASANPLVGLAELELDHDVSLALSYGRQALEALEEESTNPRLWSRALHVLSRGHAALGEFREAYEFGEQHRALQARLDREAEQQRLDVAFAELEVERTQVVAEIQRTALGQARGEVAALHAHLESRVEQRTRELQAANEELSAFAWSLSHYLRTPMQLVMGHADLLVSVPEAERAAHAEGIMQSIGRMSEMLDGLLRYAERHLKPLESRPVAVGELVDQAWTELALGDGVQLVVNPLPVVVGDPAALRLVFRNLLANAAQHSRGREGARVVVRAGLEGGMHVIEVQDNGVGFDPGAAQRLFRVFSQLPAGQSFEGLGLGLADVWRVVIAHGGHVRTEGRPGEGASFFVYLPATPELVLGAPASA; this is translated from the coding sequence ATGCCCGACGCCCACCCCAACCCCCTCGACCTCACCCACCTCAAGGAACTGCTTGAGGACACCAAGCTGGAACCGCAGAGGGTTACTGAGGAAGCCACCACGCTCTTAACACGGGCGAGGGAATCAGGCGACCTAAAAGCAGAGCACATGCTGTTGTTAGTGCTGGGAGCCGCTCAGATGGAACTGGGCAAGGCGGCCTCTGCTCGCCTCCTTCTTGATGAAGCGCTGGATCTTGCAGGCGACCATTCGGAAATGTGTGCACGGACATACCTAGAGCGACTGCGGTTACTGTTAGGCCACAGCGACAATCTGACTGCACAGGATGATTACACCGCTCTATCAGAACTACTACCTTATTTTACGGATACTGTGGAGCACATCTCAGCGCTCAATGTTCTTGCCGGGGCAGCATATCGCAGAGAAGATCTCGCAGGCACTCTTCAATGGCTTGAGCAGGCTAAGCAGGTAGCTTTAGAGAATCATGATATGGGCAGCTTCGCAAAAGTTGCGGGAAACATGTCAATTCTGTATTCGGACACAGGACAGTTTGCACCAGCTTTGCGCAATGCTCAAGAATTTTTGCGATACAGCACCTCAAAAAATAAGCCCGCCGCAGTTTCTCAGATAGTAGCGACTTACATGACTGTTGATAAGTATCAAGAGGCCGTCGATATAGCCGACGAATATCTGAGTCTTATAGAGATTAATACTCTGAGCAATTCGGATAAACTGCTTCTTAATAATAAAGCCGATTGCCTAATACAATTGAAGCGATTTGATGAGGCGTCTGCCATCATAGAAAACAATAACCTGCACGCTGACGAGAATATGCGCATTAAAATGTATGCGCTGGATACTCTTGGCACCGCCCAGTGGCATCTGCAAGATGTATCTAAATCCAGAATGTGCCTTGCTGAGAGTATAAGACTCTGCTATGAACTGAAGCTGCAACTAGCGAGTGCCAATCCGCTTGTAGGGCTGGCAGAACTGGAACTGGACCATGACGTTTCGCTCGCTCTGAGTTACGGACGGCAGGCGCTGGAAGCACTGGAGGAAGAATCCACGAATCCCAGGCTGTGGTCGCGGGCGCTGCACGTGCTGTCGCGTGGGCATGCGGCGCTCGGGGAGTTCCGGGAGGCGTACGAGTTCGGTGAGCAGCACCGGGCGTTGCAGGCGCGTCTGGACCGTGAAGCGGAGCAGCAGCGCCTGGATGTGGCGTTCGCGGAGTTGGAGGTCGAGCGGACGCAGGTGGTCGCGGAGATTCAGCGGACGGCGCTGGGGCAGGCGCGGGGTGAGGTGGCGGCGCTGCACGCGCATCTGGAGTCGCGGGTGGAGCAGCGGACGCGGGAGCTTCAGGCGGCGAATGAGGAACTGAGTGCGTTCGCGTGGTCGCTCAGTCATTACCTGCGCACGCCGATGCAACTGGTGATGGGGCACGCGGACCTGCTGGTGAGCGTGCCGGAGGCGGAACGGGCCGCGCATGCCGAGGGAATCATGCAGTCCATCGGGCGGATGTCGGAGATGCTGGACGGGTTGCTGCGGTACGCGGAGCGGCATCTGAAGCCGCTGGAGTCGCGGCCGGTGGCGGTGGGTGAGTTGGTGGATCAGGCGTGGACGGAACTGGCGCTGGGTGACGGGGTGCAGTTGGTGGTGAATCCGTTGCCGGTGGTGGTGGGTGATCCGGCGGCGTTGCGGTTGGTGTTCCGGAACCTGCTGGCGAACGCGGCGCAGCATTCGCGTGGTCGGGAGGGCGCGCGGGTGGTGGTGCGGGCCGGTCTGGAGGGGGGCATGCACGTGATCGAGGTGCAGGATAACGGGGTGGGGTTCGATCCGGGGGCGGCGCAGCGGTTGTTCCGGGTGTTCAGTCAGTTGCCGGCCGGGCAGTCGTTCGAGGGGTTGGGGTTGGGGCTGGCGGATGTGTGGCGCGTGGTGATCGCGCATGGTGGGCACGTGCGGACGGAGGGGCGGCCGGGTGAGGGGGCGTCGTTCTTCGTGTACCTGCCGGCAACGCCGGAGTTGGTGCTGGGCGCACCGGCCAGCGCCTGA
- a CDS encoding cation:proton antiporter, translating into MSRFVLLFLLAGSALAAAPEAHAGPPAFLVQLTLLLGVSALAAYLSFRLRLIPIIGFLVAGVVAGPGALGLIRDQELISAASEVGVMLLLFTIGIEFSLERLSRIARQIFVGGGLQVGLTVLAGAGALLLAGVGAPDAVFTGCLIALSSTAIVMRLLGERGETNGPAGQVSLGILIFQDLAVVLMVLLIPMLAGQGGGALGVLVALAKAGGIIAFVLIAARRIVPPVMEVVARTCSSEIFLLTVVALCFGTASLTAMAGVSLALGAFLAGLLVSDSRYGAQAMGEILPLQILFSAAFFLSVGLQLNLGFLAGNLGVVLGAAALIAALKVGVTFVSVRLLGESTRTALPVSFLTAQVGEFSFVLATTGTALGLSFAGMGAQGSGVFIAATVLLMAFTPALNALADALGRRLPAPAPASAAGGSGGAGLAAAGPGGGEAHGLPVAGRVVFAGYGAHARLAARALSRAGVPYSVITRNPDGASELEGRGAPVLIADYTRAGLLRELEIGSARALVIVDDDTEMTERTVSVVRSVAPELRLITRATSPEGFQGLQSLGAQHILTAPREVAAGILDLLTPPEVTRADITRHLAEHPPVTLSATQRAQCEHAAHNAGPVTPEADVCLECVAAGDTWVHLRVCMTCGHVGCCDSSKNKHATAHARRQDHPVIRSAEPGETWAYCYEHHWTK; encoded by the coding sequence ATGTCGCGTTTTGTGTTGCTGTTCCTGCTGGCCGGGTCTGCCCTGGCTGCCGCTCCGGAAGCCCATGCGGGGCCGCCGGCCTTTCTGGTGCAGTTGACGCTGCTTCTGGGCGTGTCGGCGCTGGCGGCGTACCTGTCGTTCCGGTTGCGGCTCATTCCGATCATCGGGTTTCTGGTGGCGGGCGTGGTGGCGGGGCCGGGCGCGCTGGGGTTGATCCGGGATCAGGAACTCATCTCGGCGGCGTCCGAGGTGGGCGTGATGCTGCTGCTGTTCACCATCGGGATCGAGTTCAGTCTGGAGCGGTTGTCGCGGATCGCGCGGCAGATTTTCGTGGGCGGCGGGTTGCAGGTGGGCCTGACGGTGCTGGCGGGCGCGGGGGCGCTGCTGCTGGCGGGGGTGGGCGCGCCGGACGCGGTGTTCACGGGCTGCCTGATCGCGCTGTCGAGCACGGCGATCGTGATGCGTCTGCTGGGCGAGCGTGGCGAGACGAACGGCCCGGCGGGGCAGGTGAGTCTGGGCATCCTGATCTTTCAGGATCTGGCGGTGGTGCTGATGGTGCTGCTGATCCCGATGCTGGCCGGGCAGGGTGGGGGCGCGCTGGGCGTGCTGGTCGCGCTGGCGAAGGCGGGCGGGATCATTGCGTTCGTGCTGATCGCGGCGCGGCGGATCGTGCCGCCCGTCATGGAGGTCGTGGCGCGCACGTGCAGCAGCGAGATCTTCCTGCTGACGGTCGTGGCGCTGTGTTTCGGCACGGCGAGCCTGACGGCCATGGCGGGCGTGAGTCTGGCGCTGGGGGCGTTCCTGGCGGGCCTGCTGGTCAGCGACAGCCGCTACGGGGCGCAGGCGATGGGTGAGATCCTGCCGCTGCAGATTCTGTTCAGCGCGGCGTTCTTCCTGTCGGTGGGGTTGCAGTTGAACCTGGGGTTCCTTGCGGGGAACCTGGGCGTGGTGCTGGGCGCGGCGGCGCTGATCGCGGCCCTGAAGGTGGGGGTGACGTTCGTCAGTGTGCGTCTGCTGGGCGAGTCCACGCGGACGGCGCTGCCCGTGTCGTTCCTGACGGCGCAGGTGGGTGAGTTCTCGTTCGTGCTGGCGACGACGGGCACGGCGCTGGGCCTGAGTTTCGCGGGCATGGGCGCGCAGGGGAGCGGGGTGTTCATCGCGGCGACGGTGCTGCTGATGGCGTTCACGCCCGCACTGAACGCCCTGGCGGACGCGCTGGGCCGCCGCCTGCCTGCCCCGGCACCGGCCAGCGCGGCAGGCGGGTCAGGCGGGGCGGGGCTGGCGGCAGCAGGACCGGGGGGCGGCGAGGCGCACGGCCTGCCGGTCGCGGGGCGGGTGGTGTTCGCCGGGTACGGCGCGCACGCGCGACTCGCGGCCCGCGCCCTGAGCCGCGCGGGCGTGCCGTACAGCGTCATCACCCGCAACCCGGACGGCGCCAGTGAACTGGAGGGCCGGGGGGCGCCCGTGCTGATCGCGGATTACACGCGGGCCGGGCTGCTGCGTGAACTGGAGATCGGCTCGGCCCGCGCGCTGGTGATCGTGGACGACGACACCGAGATGACGGAACGGACCGTCAGCGTGGTCCGTTCCGTCGCGCCGGAGCTGCGGCTCATCACGCGCGCCACGTCCCCCGAGGGCTTCCAGGGGTTGCAGAGCCTGGGAGCGCAGCACATCCTGACCGCCCCGCGCGAGGTGGCGGCCGGGATTCTGGACCTGCTGACCCCGCCGGAGGTGACGCGCGCCGACATCACCCGTCACCTCGCGGAGCATCCGCCCGTGACCCTGAGTGCCACGCAACGCGCGCAGTGCGAGCACGCCGCGCACAACGCCGGGCCGGTCACCCCGGAGGCGGACGTGTGCCTGGAGTGCGTGGCGGCGGGTGACACCTGGGTTCACCTGCGGGTGTGCATGACCTGCGGGCACGTGGGCTGCTGCGATTCCAGCAAGAACAAACACGCCACCGCGCACGCCCGGCGGCAGGATCACCCGGTCATCCGCAGCGCCGAACCGGGCGAGACCTGGGCCTACTGCTACGAGCATCACTGGACGAAGTAG